The following proteins come from a genomic window of Lytechinus pictus isolate F3 Inbred chromosome 1, Lp3.0, whole genome shotgun sequence:
- the LOC135155480 gene encoding uncharacterized protein LOC135155480 has translation MGHFVQTLQNFETQAETIGLSGELNSKIMLSQIKQKLPEEHRIAYYKGVRDDRIDDSLTGLVKWLYSQLLLLEKAKPNSGDNSPSPPQRQHKVYKSTSAASYTSDNQSQPSKARHSGVAKCAIHPNADSHYLKTCNKFKSLPQNEKYKVMRKNGICYRCGHNNCVAGKPPHDQNSCQFVAPCRVQTCGSDSHFAAVCPVIYGESGQGPANQTRNTMESPRSTSINVTTAHTNETGKLQSTLPTVVGYLRCGDVRHLVRILLDGGSQATLLREGILPRTERGLFQDHDLSLVGGSKITRKLRLLDCYIEDIAGNWSCPLTMTEINQPCGDTPIVLPEQLRQYEHLSAIDIHAAPSETIDVLLGVDNTHLMIWEEYILGEKFDDPVAVRCPFGWFVQGGRSTSSTSLLNYINVSAIGPLEEFIGLETVGLEPKKCKCSSDVLDKEATEAMQRSVTQLSDGSYEVRLPWRKSPDDLPDNYNYAVKRLRSLENQFKNRHEDWDIYCRQMRDQLKRGVSRHVSEEELQRDRSTGKKMWFLPHFAVTKDSKTTPVRVVYDAKARFQGHSLNDYLMKGENINSDLFEVALRFRENEVGIIADVSKMYQAIKIKSDDARFHRFVFRENSSHPIQVYELTTVTFGDKPSPTAAIVTLRHVVDEHAPEDDKLKEVVARQFYVDDLNESVTNVPEALELKSKLSKTLQKGNFTIRKWQSNATEACDETEDSTDATALGTKWNLSKDTLRVKEVKSTLLVPTKRNILAQTASYYDVFGMLSGLLVRPKILLQKLWQLNLDWDTPLNDKGELCAILRDINRDLEEVASIEIPRCLIPEPFKGIRPLPEVSLHGASDASEDAMGIGVWLRWSHPEDTEAHLSFVCAKAKLTPLKQSSIPRKELQAILLLSRLMLTVKKALRLNIAYSKIWTDSMTAISWVRGQSKSFRSYVAYRVGEITTEFDPIKDIAYVPSDQNVIDLVSRGGTANEMRRVIEGPVYLKQSPTFWPKTPENVPVSLGDEEQKKFHVRNAKTLALRINVVSKPSPIVDSTKFSSWCRLKMVTARVLSVKKLPKNQWLKQLAKQISMYPSPKLVKEAELYWLRQAQRDVDFQDPNIMKLDPFFDEEDQVFRVGGRIDRAPLSYDVRHPYLLPKKSHISLLIVRDRHAHALHGGHLRTATEVRKRYWIVGDVNISKRVVYDCVVCRRHRGKPIQQKMADLPEFRVTPCSPPFKTTLVDYLGPVNVKLNRNTTTKGYCAVFTCAVTRAVHLTCVQDLSTQAFLQALERFISIRGAPSLLVSDNGTAFRGADNTINELNLKLNQTVLKDHCQRYNVQWKFGPPGGPHHQGAVERLVQEVKKGMRHLVKADRLTFVEWETVFCQISSLINGRPLTAKSSSPLDHPPLTPNHFLIGRGDLPCPEVPCEEYKGNHRKRREICNFMVDGFWRRWMECIHKLSPRQKWQKSAENLGERDIVLVIGENLKRGSWKMAEVTCVYPGKDDLVRVVDVRFADGTKLKRPVTKLVLLMKESERS, from the coding sequence ATGGGTCATTTTGTCCAGACTCTTCAAAACTTCGAAACCCAAGCTGAGACCATTGGCCTATCTGGAGAGCTTAACAGTAAGATCATGTTGAGTCAGATTAAGCAGAAGCTCCCAGAGGAACACCGCATCGCATATTATAAAGGTGTTAGAGATGACAGGATTGATGATTCCCTCACCGGTCTGGTCAAGTGGTTATACAGCCAACTTTTGCTGCTCGAGAAGGCGAAGCCTAACAGTGGGGACAATTCGCCTAGCCCTCCGCAAAGACAACATAAGGTGTATAAGTCTACAAGTGCTGCTTCATATACTTCTGATAACCAGAGCCAACCAAGCAAGGCCAGACACTCCGGGGTCGCCAAGTGTGCCATCCACCCCAATGCAGACTCGCACTACTTGAAGACCTGCAACAAGTTCAAGAGCCTGCCACAGAATGAGAAATATAAAGTAATGAGAAAGAATGGTATCTGTTACCGATGTGGGCATAACAACTGTGTTGCTGGCAAGCCTCCACATGACCAAAACTCTTGTCAGTTTGTTGCTCCATGCAGAGTCCAAACGTGTGGCAGTGACTCACACTTCGCAGCTGTCTGCCCTGTCATATACGGAGAGAGTGGTCAAGGTCCTGCAAACCAAACACGCAACACTATGGAATCTCCACGTTCAACCTCAATCAACGTGACAACAGCCCACACCAACGAGACAGGGAAGCTTCAAAGCACTTTACCTACTGTTGTTGGTTATCTACGATGTGGCGATGTCCGGCACCTGGTGCGCATCCTGTTGGATGGTGGTAGCCAAGCTACACTGTTAAGGGAAGGGATTCTTCCAAGGACAGAGAGAGGCCTTTTCCAGGACCATGATCTGAGTCTTGTTGGTGGCAGCAAGATAACAAGGAAATTGAGACTGTTGGACTGCTACATTGAAGATATTGCAGGGAATTGGTCATGTCCTTTAACCATGACAGAGATAAATCAACCCTGCGGTGATACTCCTATTGTACTACCAGAACAGCTTCGGCAGTATGAGCATCTGAGCGCCATTGATATCCATGCTGCCCCATCCGAAACCATCGACGTACTCCTTGGTGTGGACAACACACACTTGATGATCTGGGAAGAATACATCCTTGGCGAAAAGTTTGATGATCCTGTCGCTGTAAGATGCCCCTTTGGCTGGTTTGTTCAAGGAGGACGGTCTACAAGTTCAACTTCACTGCTGAACTACATCAATGTGTCAGCCATTGGACCATTGGAAGAGTTCATAGGTCTGGAGACTGTGGGTCTGGAACCCAAGAAGTGTAAGTGCTCCTCAGATGTATTGGACAAAGAAGCAACTGAGGCAATGCAACGGAGCGTAACTCAGCTTTCTGATGGATCGTACGAAGTCAGACTGCCATGGAGGAAGTCACCCGATGACCTGCCGGACAACTACAACTATGCTGTCAAAAGGTTGAGAAGCCTTGAGAATCAGTTCAAAAACAGGCATGAAGATTGGGACATCTACTGTAGACAGATGAGAGACCAGTTAAAGAGGGGTGTTTCGCGCCATGTCTCAGAAGAGGAGCTACAGCGAGACAGAAGCACTGGAAAAAAGATGTGGTTCCTGCCACATTTCGCTGTCACCAAGGACTCGAAGACAACTCCTGTCAGAGTGGTATATGACGCGAAGGCCAGGTTCCAGGGCCACTCATTGAATGACTACCTCATGAAAGGTGAGAATATCAACTCTGATCTCTTTGAAGTTGCCCTGAGGTTCAGGGAGAACGAGGTGGGCATCATTGCAGACGTCAGCAAGATGTATCAAGccataaaaatcaaatctgatgaTGCTCGATTCCACAGGTTTGTGTTTCGAGAGAATTCTAGCCACCCAATTCAAGTCTACGAACTGACAACTGTCACCTTTGGGGACAAGCCCTCACCAACTGCCGCTATAGTCACCCTTAGACATGTGGTAGATGAACATGCACCGGAAGACGACAAACTCAAGGAAGTGGTTGCCAGGCAGTTCTACGTTGATGACCTCAATGAATCTGTCACTAATGTCCCAGAGGCTCTAGAGCTCAAATCTAAGCTTAGCAAGACTCTTCAGAAAGGCAACTTCACCATCAGAAAATGGCAATCGAATGCGACAGAAGCCTGCGACGAAACAGAAGACAGCACAGATGCTACTGCCCTGGGCACTAAATGGAACCTCTCAAAAGACACGTTGAGGGTAAAGGAGGTGAAGTCGACTCTACTTGTTCCTACCAAGCGCAATATCCTGGCCCAAACTGCTTCGTATTACGATGTGTTTGGCATGTTATCTGGGCTCCTCGTTAGACCGAAGATTCTCCTACAAAAGCTATGGCAGCTAAACCTAGACTGGGATACCCCTCTCAACGACAAGGGTGAACTTTGTGCCATTCTACGAGACATCAATAGAGACTTGGAGGAGGTAGCTAGCATTGAGATTCCAAGGTGCTTGATCCCAGAGCCTTTCAAGGGGATAAGGCCTTTACCAGAAGTGTCCCTGCACGGAGCGAGCGATGCTTCAGAAGATGCCATGGGTATTGGTGTTTGGCTACGATGGTCTCACCCTGAGGACACTGAAGCACATCTATCATTTGTATGTGCAAAAGCCAAACTCACTCCACTGAAGCAGTCTAGCATTCCTCGAAAGGAACTTCAGGCGATCCTTCTGTTGTCGAGGCTCATGCTTACTGTGAAGAAAGCCTTGCGGCTCAACATCGCCTATTCCAAGATCTGGACAGACAGCATGACTGCCATTAGCTGGGTAAGAGGTCAATCCAAGTCCTTCCGGTCCTACGTCGCATATCGTGTTGGCGAGATCACAACAGAGTTCGACCCCATCAAGGACATTGCATATGTACCATCAGATCAGAATGTTATCGATCTGGTTTCCAGAGGAGGAACTGCCAATGAAATGAGACGAGTCATTGAGGGACCAGTGTACTTGAAGCAATCACCTACGTTTTGGCCAAAGACACCAGAAAATGTTCCTGTGAGCCTTGGAGACGAAGAACAGAAAAAATTCCATGTCCGGAATGCCAAGACACTGGCTCTCAGAATCAACGTCGTCTCTAAGCCTTCTCCGATAGTTGACTCAACCAAGTTCTCCAGCTGGTGCAGGTTAAAGATGGTGACCGCTAGAGTTCTCTCCGTGAAAAAACTGCCCAAGAACCAATGGCTGAAGCAGCTCGCAAAACAGATCTCTATGTACCCTTCTCCAAAACTTGTCAAGGAGGCTGAATTATACTGGTTAAGACAAGCACAGCGAGATGTTGACTTCCAGGATCCTAACATCATGAAACTGGACCCATTCTTCGATGAAGAAGACCAAGTCTTCCGTGTTGGCGGACGAATTGACAGGGCTCCATTGTCATATGATGTGCGACATCCTTATCTTCTCCCTAAGAAGAGCCACATCAGTCTGCTGATCGTGAGAGATAGACATGCACATGCCCTTCACGGGGGTCACTTGAGAACGGCAACAGAAGTTAGGAAGCGTTACTGGATTGTCGGAGACGTGAACATATCCAAACGCGTGGTGTACGACTGTGTCGTATGCAGGAGACACAGAGGCAAGCCAATTCAACAGAAGATGGCTGACTTGCCAGAATTCCGAGTCACTCCTTGCTCACCCCCATTCAAGACTACATTGGTTGATTACCTTGGACCAGTGAATGTAAAGCTGAACCGGAATACCACGACAAAGGGCTACTGTGCTGTGTTCACGTGTGCAGTGACCAGAGCCGTGCACCTCACCTGTGTTCAAGACCTGTCTACACAAGCGTTCCTACAGGCACTAGAAAGGTTCATAAGCATCAGAGGGGCGCCATCCTTGCTGGTCAGCGATAATGGCACTGCCTTCAGAGGAGCTGATAACACCATCAATGAACTGAACTTGAAACTGAATCAGACAGTACTGAAGGACCATTGCCAACGGTACAATGTTCAGTGGAAATTCGGACCTCCAGGAGGACCTCACCACCAGGGGGCCGTTGAACGATTGGTCCAAGAAGTTAAGAAAGGTATGAGACACCTGGTGAAAGCTGATCGTTTGACTTTCGTCGAGTGGGAGACTGTTTTCTGCCAGATATCCAGCCTGATCAATGGTCGACCCCTAACTGCAAAATCATCGTCACCCCTGGATCATCCTCCACTAACGCCAAACCACTTCCTGATAGGTAGAGGTGACTTGCCATGCCCCGAAGTCCCGTGTGAAGAATACAAAGGAAACCACCGGAAACGTAGGGAGATCTGCAATTTCATGGTAGATGGGTTTTGGCGACGTTGGATGGAGTGCATCCACAAACTCTCACCACGCCAGAAGTGGCAGAAATCTGCTGAGAACTTAGGAGAGAGGGACATCGTACTCGTCATCGGTGAGAACCTGAAGCGCGGCTCCTGGAAGATGGCGGAAGTCACGTGTGTCTACCCAGGAAAAGATGACCTCGTCAGAGTAGTGGACGTGAGATTCGCAGACGGTACAAAACTGAAAAGACCTGTGACAAAGCTTGTTCTGCTTATGAAGGAATCTGAACGTTCATAG